Proteins from one Malaya genurostris strain Urasoe2022 chromosome 2, Malgen_1.1, whole genome shotgun sequence genomic window:
- the LOC131427833 gene encoding coiled-coil domain-containing protein 115-like: MVETRDEICQLMDKLLLHSLELIEQEVELKTKIEAITNEGRLDLAQTRYHKSQHSVSSVQLPTEDYKPFKALNSLTEDQDELGNTKLQLESHEVDKESDYIDPIRWFGILIPSTLQNARKKFTRSLDYVVECANVQIQLKNTLINYAKLNKMKSEL, translated from the coding sequence ATGGTTGAAACCCGAGACGAAATCTGTCAACTGATGGACAAACTACTTCTACACTCATTGGAACTGATAGAACAAGAGGTTGAGTTGAAAACCAAAATCGAAGCAATCACAAACGAAGGTCGGCTGGATTTGGCTCAAACTCGTTATCACAAGTCCCAACACTCCGTATCGTCTGTCCAGCTACCAACCGAGGACTATAAGCCGTTCAAGGCACTAAATTCGTTAACAGAGGATCAGGATGAACTAGGCAACACCAAACTACAGCTGGAGAGTCACGAAGTCGATAAGGAGTCTGACTATATTGACCCGATTCGTTGGTTCGGAATATTGATTCCATCGACGCTGCAGAATGCACGTAAAAAGTTTACCCGATCGCTGGATTATGTTGTGGAGTGTGCTAATGTTCaaatacaattgaaaaatacGCTGATAAATTATGCTAAGTTGAATAAAATGAAGTCGGAATTATAG